TCAAGTTAAAAAGCTCCTTATAATTTGTTGGAGTATTCCCTCACCTTAAATTTAAATGATACCGAGTACCTTTATAAGGAGCTAAGAATCCTTCACCATTAGTGAATCCCAAATCAACAAGAAGAAATTTATTCCTAGGTATTTTCAGTCCATTAGGCCTCCGAAGAGCATTGCGAAGGATGCGAGGATCTGAAGCCGATCCTTCCTAACCAGGTAAAACATAAATGAAACAAAGATTTGAATCACAGGAAGCCATGACATTTGTGCTTATATCCCCTTTCTATCTCGATAGCAGTCGATCCTCAATAGGCACCGTCATTTTTATATGGGTCCCATCAAGGGCTCCAACAACACCCCTAAAGTACCTCCACTTAATGTCATCGGAACAATCAGTATTGTGACTAACTGGTTTAATATAGTACTTCCCTAGTTTTAGTACGGCTTCAAGTATGATGTGAAACTAACGACTCACTGTCTCTCCTAAACGAGCGAAGATCCCTTGTACTACTCTATTTTTTAAATCATGGGCAAGAATATGAAGGAACATTGCGACAATATCTTTCATCGTTACATATCAAGTAGTCTTTAATTCTCCATTGATTTGCAAAATGTTACATAACTTTTCAAAGCAGTGTGGGTCAAAATGCAATTGATCGTTACATTTCCTATCATTTTTCAAGTCTAACATCCAAAAGACCCTCTTTTGAGCACGAAACTTTTCATCCCAAGAGACCTCTCTCACCCTGTACTTTTGACTATATTGTACTCCTAAAACTACTAAAATGAAACTCACAAATCACAATTGACAAAACATTATCTCTACCATCATCATTTTTCCTTGTACGCTTTCGTGACTCTTGAATAATTAATTCTTTTGACATATTCTACAATTAAAAAgatgtaaaattaaaattatttcttagCATTTGATATTTAAAGGatgaaatatgaaacaaaaaTCATCATAGAGCTTTCACGTtgttaatcatgaataatcaatAACAATACAACATACTCTTCTTGAACCAAACACGAGGCCACAATAATTTAAGATACAGTCATGATGTTAAAACGCGATAGCGGTTCTAGTTActtgtcccatttattttttgtcactatttattaatcacttttaatttgtattttattcttaatctataagttaaaatatattaagagttaaaatgttacCTCAACAAGTGTAAACAAAAAATAGGACAAGTAAAATAAGtagaagggagtattattataaaaaaaatcaaaaaaattcatgAAGTATTAGGCGTCCATCCACCACCATCATAATCACATGGGATTCTTATAGAAACAAGTAGAGTACTGTACCATCCTTTCTCATCTTTTTCTTATCTTCCCACCAAACTACCCATGTACTCCATTTTCAAGCACTCAAAGTTTTACGCCCTAACCTTACATCAGTATAATAGTTTCTCAGTCGCATTAGTAagtattttttagttattttttcatattttttttttgggtattttgGGTAGAATTGTTGGTTTTAACATGATTTTGCCCCAAACAAATACAAATCGCGACCATCACAAGCGATAAGTCCGGTTCAAAAGGCCTATATCGTAATGTAGAAACGGGTTTCGGAACGGTATATTGCAAAATCGTTCCAACTCGTCCGTTTTGAGTCAACTCGGGCGAGTTTTTGCACCATGTTCTATAGTAATGTAGAAAAAAAATACGTAACACAAAATAGCAACTATGGTTTTATGAATGATGCCAAGAATTAAGATCAAAAATATTTGGAGATTATCAAAGTTCAgttaaaatgattaaataagCTATAATTCCATAGAAATGGAGCAACAAGTACCTCTATTTCTTAAACACGAGCCTCTTGCTATGGCTTTCTGTTGTTCAGTTTGAGTTTCCAACACCAAACGCGCACGTCTTGCTTGTACTCGAGCTTGAACAATAATCAACCATTAATGGCTGTGCTCTCTTATTACAGAAGCTTGTAGAGAGAGAACgggaaaaaattagggtttatagaAAAATTGAGAGAGGAATTAAAAAGaggcaaaaaaaattttagagatATAAAAATAGTAGTTAACAGAATTTCCAAATGACAGGGTAAAAGGCTATATTTTGAAGTGTAAAAATTTGGCCCATTTATTACTTGTTCTaagatttcaaaataaatgatcaattcaaTATTTGGACTTCAATTCCATGTAAGCCATTAATTTGTTTCCACAATTATGGTAAAGCAAAGATATCAATGGAATTCATAACTAAGGAAAAATACTACTTacactaaaagaaaaaaatgattaCTTAAAAAAACTCaagaattttcaattttatgcaATGTACCAGTTTGCATAATTATATACCCTTATAAAGAAGGACAAGTGTCCTTAGAAGCTGAAGTTTATGCCTTCAAAGGGGATAGTGACCCTAATGATTTGGGTTAATCAAGggattttgaaatggttaaggGTATAATTGATAGGTTTTTAAGGGTTCCTCTTGAAGAGAGGAACAAAAGGTCTTTAAATTTGATTGACATGTTTGATGGGTGGAAGAGAAAGGCTAGCCAagatttgattaaaataaagcGTAAAAATGCTCTAAATAAATATCTTAATTGGGCTTCTTCTCTTGATGGATTTAGTTTAGAACAATTTATggaatttttagtttatttagaTCAAAAAATGGAGGTTGTTAAGCAAAGGATTGACATGATTAATGGTACTAATAATGATTATAGTAACCTTAATCAAGTTGAAGCATTAGTATTACCAAACTATCAAGCAACACCAACTAATTCTACCCTAATGGTTTCTAATGAAcaaatttttatgatgataATCATCAAATTCTAGGGTACCCTAATATTGTTGAAGGGTATAATCCATTTTCTTGGTTTAATTATCCTATAATTAGTGATAATAATGGTCATAATCAAGatcaattttatcatcaattAGTGACCTACAATCCTAATGTGTTCACTAAAcaagttgatgatgataatagtagtaataattgGTTTATGTACAATAATTGGAATGCTATGGGTGGGATAGATCATCATATGAGCTATGATCAAGGGTCAGGATTTGTTAAAAGTCTTGGAGCATCATCATCATACGTTGCCGTTTTGCCCCCATCAAACGTGCCCATGCAATTCCCATGGTGCATAATGTTCCTCTACAAAGGCATGGGCAATATCAAATGTTCTAGGGTTGgttacttaaaattttattatatataattcgtttgttatgatttttcttagattagtttgatttttctttttttaattgagaCATATTTTTATGATGACATTACATATTTTTATGGTTTTATGAGTagattaatttgaatttttatggtttattagtaaattaatttgatttcttAAGGTGTTATTAGATTAGTTTGATATTAGCTGTTGAAAATATGTATTTGCATGTATGTCTTGAGAAGTAttgcttataaaaagaaatatgtgATATTTCTACATGTCTAGTATTATATAATAACAACCACTCAATTAACATCAAATAAatgctaaataaaaaaaataatcaatcaaattaattttgtgaattaatcaTCTATATGTTAATTGTAGTAATTTATTCAAACAACAAgttaaacttaaaataatatttgtatatatactgTTGATTCACAGATTTTGTAAGATTCGTGTATTTATATGAAAGTCGGACTAATATTAATAAGGAGTTTCttccttcattttttttatatttttatatgatttctTTCCATTTCTTCTCATAATAAATCTAGCGAGCACTGATTTCTTTCCTATACTTTATATGGTGatgtatatttttcattttaatttatctaatttattttgaatcttCTTTTTTCTTGCAATGAActcattcttttttctttaatcttaaccctaaatttattttcacttttcatttcaaaatttaattactCATTTCAATTATTcactatttttttcttatttgccAACCAAATTTTCCTTGGCAATAATATTACAACATGTGGAATATGAGAAGGAGTATATGTCTCAAGAAAATGTTGTTGGGTGTCAACTGCTCAAttacaaattctttattaagatcGTTTCACCGTGAGATGACTTAATATGAGGTGGTCAAAtcctaatttattaaaaaaagaaaaaaacattttaggattaatttaaattaaaattttatatatacaaaaaaaataaatttttcacaaatataaataattgtGTGAGCCAATTATTTGTGTGAGCCAATCTCATTATAAAATAGTCTTATATAAAACTTGTTGCTTTTTTGGTTTGTAACTTCGAATCTCTTACTAACCGACGGATGGTTATTTGTTGGCATTGTGTACATTGACTAGATTAGTTGCATGACATCCTACACCTAAGCTCTAAGTTAGACGTTGTCCAATATAAAATTAGTTACTTTTATATTtcatgttaaatttattttataggtATTTGATGGAAAAATTAAGAGTAGGCGAATTATTATTGTAcgacaaaattagaaaaatgtgtagatgaaataaaaatttaagttaaaagtatatattaagtaaaaataacaTTGAGACATTattgataaataaacaaatttgatgTCAAAAGCCCTTatataaaaagattaaatttcaaatatagcaaattttGTCCTTTGTGAACGTGATTGTCACATTTGATGTTAGTTCTAACTAATTCCATTGTGATTGTTAGTGATAATGTGACGATAGTATACGTGTGACTAACAGGTCTAACAGGTCAATTATAAGAAAactagtttaattattttacttaattcttataatcaGATTAATTACGTAATAgggaataaaatatataatttttatttaacactataataattattaaaaaactaCTAAAAGTGCTATTGAAATATACtgaatagaaaattttagtttaaaataaTGTATTTATATGAAGAGAAGAGTCATAAGATATCATATCacctaattaattttaaaattaataattaattatttttctatgaaagatcttatttatttcaagtttccGCTATATTGATTATTCATGGTTTTGTGAGATTatttgtaaaaattatgaaaaatcagCAGTTAAAACTTGTGAGAGCGTAGCGTGTATTTAATTATCAATTCAATCTCCGACTAAACTTCTTACGGATACAAGGTTTGATTTTCGTTCCTTTTCTTTTGGAGGTAAATGAACATCAATCCAATCTTGGAGGTGACTAATTTTTTCAATCTGGATAAAATGGGTTCTATTTTGATGGGAATGGAATAGTTTTTCTTATTCTGTTGTTTTTTCTGTACCCTAATCTTTCTTGAGTATTCTGTTGTATGCTGTTGCCTGTTGATTTTGGTGGCTTTTGTAGTATGCCTGTATTGAGTGTTGTTCTATCTTAAGATTGGTTTCTCCACTTCAAATGTTATCTTGTATTCCATTTTAATTGAACAACTTTTGGGTTGGGTTTCAAACCCTTAATTTGTAAGTTTGAACTGTAATTATGATGAATTATGTTTTCCCCCATATTTATTCAAGGAAGCATGGATTTATACTCGTTATTTGTTTGCAAATTAATGAcaaaacttgtaatttctagaagGTGGAGGATGTAGCCTTCAGTATTAACAGTAACAGTTGAACATTATTTATAGAAGGGTTTTGGGGAAGTATTCTCCTTTATACTATGTTTGAATGGATGGAAATGGGAGGATAGGAAAGGAAAGGTAATAGAGGGATCGAATTCTTTCGCTTGGATAGCAAAAGAGGACATCATGGGGATGAAGGAAAAGGAATTGGAAAAAAACAATTGCTCTatgttttttacaaaataaatatattcttgatttggAAGAAAAACATTCCACCATTTTCTTTCCCTTCCTTTTCCCTCCCCTTCCCTTTGAAAATGGTGTCCAAACATACCCTTAAGTGTACTCTAGAAGCTTGTTGAAGTTGAATCAGTTCCAAAAGCACATAACCATGAACCTGTTGTGCTTTACTGAATCAGTTCCGAAAGCATATAATCCTACTTCCTGTGGTCatgttctttattgtatttgatgGAACATTACACTTTGTTTGAGTTTTTTCTCTAAATTGGGAACATGGAGCTAGGGCCGTTCCTTACCACAGGCAAGGTAGGCATTTGCCTAGTGCCCAGAATTAGAAAGGGCCATACTATATGAAAATTCTGGTATATAAAGTAGACACTTTAAATCGGGTCTACGTGACTTTCTGTTTGCAAAATCCTCGCTGTCAAAATATAAACAGGGAAAATTTAAAAGGGTCAAGAGTATAATAACTATTCTGCTTGTAGATATTCCTCATTGAACAAACTATATTCCTCATTCATGCTAGTATAAGGAGTTGCAACCGCAAAAAGAGGAACTTTTTTGTGGATTGTAAGTCCTGTACGTTGTCTCATATCCAAAGTCTCATCCTTTTTGTCTCCAGGCAATGCCCAGTCAAATTTACTCAATATATTTGCTAGTACGAGCTCATTGTTGGCTATGGCAAACGAGATCCCTGGACAGCCCCTCCTGCCAGACCCAAATGGAATCAGTTTGAAGTCTTGTCCTTTATAATCTGTTGTAGAGTTCATGAATCTTTCTGGTTGGAATTCCTCAGGCTCATCCCAAGTTGCTGGATCTCGATGGATTGCCCAAGCGTTAGTGATAACCCGTGTCCCAGCAGTGATGTCATAGCCATTAATTTTGACATCTTGAGTTGATTCTCGAGGAACCAACAATGGAATTGGAGGGTGAAGTCGAAGTGTTTCTTTGATCACTGCCTTCAAGAACTTCATCTTTTCTAGATCGTCGTCAGATACGTCTGCTTGTCCTCTGGTAATTTCCCTCACTTCTTCTTGCagttttttcataattttaggATTTCTCAAAAGCTCTGTCATTGCCCATTCTAAGACGGTATATGTTGTATCAGTTCCACCCGCAAACATATCCTGAATAAAGTAGATCAGAATGATATATGCTTGCTAAGTATTACAAAACTAAGCTGCTTACATCTTTTATGACACTAGCTATGTATAGCAATTGAGCATGTTATCTTATTGATTGCTATGACAGTCGGTAGATACCGTCTTGTCATAGGAAGTGCTTATGCTTTCTAATTTATGTTAAAACCATTGATGGAAGTTGATGGACCTCTAACTGTCTAACATACCGTAGCTGTGTTGTGAGAAGCTGGACAATCTATTTTAGGCTTTTAGCAGACCTAGTTAGTAGTTAACTACCAATGCAAAGTTGTCGATTGTTTAGAAAATTTGATTGTTTATGAGCCCTTTAATACAACAACATTCTGTTAAACCCAATGTCATTAATTGACTTCCATCTAGGATGAGGTTTAAGGGGTCGTCAGATATATGCAACTTtaaataacaaagaggttgtttctgatTAACCTTTGGTGGCAAACATCATTTGTAACTTCACACAATAAGATTTTGCTAGATTTAACGAGTCATTTTTACtctagtccattataatccaaaagCAAAGAAGTATAAATCTTTACCCCATCGAAATAAGGGACCGATATGAGAGCTATGAATATGGCTAAGAGATGAGGAAGACTTACCAATATGAGAGCTTTGATGCTATCTCTGTCAATGGGAAAACCGGCTGTATTGTCCATTTGAACCTGGAGTAGAACATCCACAAAATCCTTAACTCTATCTCTCTCAATTGTCCCACTATTTCCTTCCTTCAATCTTCGGCTTATATGCTCTTCAACGACTCCCTCTAGAAACTCATCAAACTCTTTAGCAACTCTGTTCACCTTGTCGTGCAACCCATTTAATCGATCAACCCAAGTGAGCCATGGTATGAAATTACTCACCGTAAATGTGCCTAAAAGCTCCACAAACTCTTTCAACAATTCCTTGAACTTCACTCCACTTTCCTCTCCACTATATTTCCTCCCAAATGCAATCCTGCATATCACGTCGTTTGTAAACGTCATAAATACTTCACTCAAATTGACAGCAGATGTCGTCTTTCTTATCTTCTCCATCATGACAGTCACTTCTTCCGCCCTCACATTTTGGAAGGACCGAACTCTCCTGTTACTCAAAAGCTGAAGCACACATATACTCTTCATCTGCCTCCAATACTCTCCATAAGGAGCACCCGCAACATTTTTCCTATCATATATGAGTCTTTTACTGATAATAGACTGAGGTCTGTTAGAGAATATGATGTCATTTTTTTGCATAATTTCTCGAGCAGCAATTGCTGATGATACAACAAGAGTTGGCTTACTGCCGAGGTGAAGCAACATAAGCTCACCATATTGCCGAGACATGGATTGAAGAGTTTGGTGAGGGTATTGCCCGAGTTGGTGAAGGTTCCCTAGTATAGGCAGCTTTGGGGGAGATGGAGGTAAAATTTGTCTAATGGCTGTATTCTTTTTGAGCCATATGTAGAATAAGGATAAAAAAATGAAGGGAATAGAGATTGGATGCATAGGTAGAAAATCTTCCATTACCATGACGCTAACATGCAACTCGAAATAACCAAGATATTTACATGCACTCAAGAACTGAAGTCAACTAGACTTGAGACATCATACCCAACAACCGCACTCGAATGTGCACCTCTACATTAAAGCATCAAGAAAACGAGGGTGAAGAAGGAACTTTTTGAGGTTTTGGCGAAGGATCAAATAACTTGGTATAGCTTTATTCTAGTAGGATCGTTTGTATATGATACACATACTTTTTCTTTCAAGTCTGAAGTTATAACTTGAAAACTCCTACAAGAGTAGACATTGTCTTAGCAATGTTGGTATGATCTTGTTTGCTTGCTGTTGATAGGTTTTATAGAAGTAGTCTGTGTACGTAATAAGCGTTGACAATTGACATGGTGCACTGAATAGTATGTATGTGatgttttttgaattaaaatgtGTATATGTTAAGTGacctttttatttcttaaagTTGTCAATTGTTCGTTTCTTTAACGTTTACTAttaattcattgattaacaGTTA
The sequence above is drawn from the Amaranthus tricolor cultivar Red isolate AtriRed21 chromosome 5, ASM2621246v1, whole genome shotgun sequence genome and encodes:
- the LOC130813599 gene encoding uncharacterized protein LOC130813599, producing the protein MSKELIIQESRKRTRKNDDGRDNVLSIVIWKYYIKPVSHNTDCSDDIKWRYFRGVVGALDGTHIKMTEGSASDPRILRNALRRPNGLKIPRNKFLLVDLGFTNGEGFLAPYKGTRYHLNLRHSSCFGKMTQVRIVNACFILHNFLREEKLEEGDLLHEVDNELSNVTGIDEEEEEAYISLVRSSPKWNKFRDELAIKMFADYQRRRAQPSNN
- the LOC130812988 gene encoding cytochrome P450 736A117-like encodes the protein MVMEDFLPMHPISIPFIFLSLFYIWLKKNTAIRQILPPSPPKLPILGNLHQLGQYPHQTLQSMSRQYGELMLLHLGSKPTLVVSSAIAAREIMQKNDIIFSNRPQSIISKRLIYDRKNVAGAPYGEYWRQMKSICVLQLLSNRRVRSFQNVRAEEVTVMMEKIRKTTSAVNLSEVFMTFTNDVICRIAFGRKYSGEESGVKFKELLKEFVELLGTFTVSNFIPWLTWVDRLNGLHDKVNRVAKEFDEFLEGVVEEHISRRLKEGNSGTIERDRVKDFVDVLLQVQMDNTAGFPIDRDSIKALILDMFAGGTDTTYTVLEWAMTELLRNPKIMKKLQEEVREITRGQADVSDDDLEKMKFLKAVIKETLRLHPPIPLLVPRESTQDVKINGYDITAGTRVITNAWAIHRDPATWDEPEEFQPERFMNSTTDYKGQDFKLIPFGSGRRGCPGISFAIANNELVLANILSKFDWALPGDKKDETLDMRQRTGLTIHKKVPLFAVATPYTSMNEEYSLFNEEYLQAE